In Anopheles gambiae chromosome 2, idAnoGambNW_F1_1, whole genome shotgun sequence, a single window of DNA contains:
- the LOC1276788 gene encoding uncharacterized protein LOC1276788 isoform X1 encodes MSNNVSNETIPEEPTTPEPEPPVDENAEEKMTNSWEAARASLGSLSGSSSSGNSNITLRHEPHHHTKQKQSTMAKYNAPSGPVSLSALIEAAPPPPPVPLEVANNEPYDYFDTTVNANAIAERTNSLRRLRRAGYANRSFMYHGEYPPIAGMVDDGYDDDTGGGGGGGGGRLPYYVEPTYRSLEYDRRQRRRHSVHQLANFNPSSKLDDLRQRFDEYSSSAAVPRGAYYGYYTLDRHKSRQPRPLGPPNAPPPLAPAIAYGKAFSFGQSAGRYSGSRSLDRVLVEEERADKRKGPKRGSRSSQGSTDSNNSTHSASSGSLLLTVANLENFAKIHRKTTAGGGSKLDGAGSSRTLERYLSSTLDLVPRPHPGTLGRRSRYNSNILLHHQEDDDVDVHHHPADHAAIDYRKDGHAIVPIDEISIDEGETGGGSERQLQLATVGGAGGGGGGPSLVSPFRSLKGGKVDPDSVSVASSTHFTMVNGIGGPQRVIKTGICSSGGHQITVLIITMSIIFMIGICSAVFLLEMRAREMPK; translated from the exons ATGACCAACAGTTGGGAGGCTGCTCGGGCTTCACTAGGCTCCCTCTCTGGTAGCAGTAGTTCGGGCAATTCCAACATTACGCTGCGGCACGAGCCGCATCACCACACGAAACAGAAGCAATCGACGATGGCCAAGTATAATGCACCCTCGGGGCCCGTATCGCTTTCCGCCTTGATAGAAGccgctccaccaccaccaccggtccCGCTAGAAGTGGCCAACAACGAGCCGTACGATTACTTCGACACCACCGTCAATGCCAATGCCATCGCGGAGCGGACCAACAGCTTGCGGCGGTTGCGAAGGGCCGGCTATGCTAATCGTAGCTTCATGTACCACGGGGAATATCCCCCGATCGCCGGGATGGTAGACGACGGGTACGATGACGAtacgggtggtggtggtggcggtggcggtggacgTCTTCCATACTACGTTGAGCCGACGTACCGTTCGCTCGAGTACGATCGCCGGCAGCGACGCCGGCACAGCGTGCATCAGCTGGCCAACTTTAACCCCTCGTCGAAGCTGGACGATCTGAGGCAGCGGTTCGACGAGTACAGCTCATCGGCCGCGGTGCCGAGGGGAGCGTACTACGGCTACTACACGCTCGATCGCCACAAGAGCCGACAGCCACGACCGTTGGGGCCGCCcaatgcaccaccaccactggcaCCGGCCATCGCGTACGGGAAGGCGTTCTCCTTTGGGCAGAGCGCCGGACGGTACAGCGGGAGCCGATCGCTTGACCGCGTGCTAGTGGAGGAGGAACGGGCGGACAAGCGCAAGGGACCGAAGCGCGGTTCCCGCTCGTCGCAGGGTTCCACCGATAGTAATAATAGTACACAT AGTGCATCATCCGGGTCGCTACTGCTGACGGTAGCAAACCTTGAGAACTTTGCCAAAATACATCGTAAAACCACTGCCGGCGGTGGCTCCAAGCTGGACGGTGCCGGCAGCAGCCGAACACTCGAACGATACCTCTCCTCGACGCTCGATCTGGTACCGCGCCCGCATCCCGGGACGCTTGGGCGGCGATCGCgctacaacagcaacatcctGCTGCACCATCAAGAGGACGACGACGTTGAcgttcatcatcatccggcCGACCATGCGGCGATCGACTATCGCAAGGATGGGCATGCGATCGTACCGATCGATGAGATTTCCATCGACGAGGGCGAAACAGGTGGAGGAAGCGAACGGCAGCTACAGCTTGCCACTGTCGGAGGAGcgggtggtggcggcggtgggcCCAGTCTCGTGTCGCCGTTTCGTTCGCTGAAGGGCGGCAAGGTGGACCCGGACTCGGTGTCCGTTGCCAGCTCGACGCACTTCACGATGGTGAACGGGATCGGTGGACCGCAGCGCGTGATCAAGACCGGGATCTGCTCGAGCGGGGGCCACCAGATCACGGTACTGATCATTACGATGAGCATCATCTTCATGATCGGTATCTGTTCGGCTGTTTTCCTGCTCGAAA TGCGTGCCAGGGAAATGCCAAAATAA
- the LOC1276787 gene encoding nuclear migration protein nudC, protein MAEAEGKFDSVLFAMAEQHSGGVPEMLATFAGFLNRKTDFFVGGEEGEWEKLVLQIFRQEAAKAQEVARKKREQREAEERRRQEVLRKKREEEEQSKSATITELTEEEAEQLQKELDAKKQKEAEPVVEKVVPAEESKENKAGSDTEDVEPGDEGKLKPNRGNGCDLDKYSWTQTLQELELRVPFDVKFTLKAKDVVVSIQRKHLKVGLKGHPAIIDGELCSEIKIEDSLWHLEKNAVVVTVEKINQMNWWDRLVTTDPPINTRKINPESSKLSDLDGSTRSMVEKMMYDQRQKEMGLPTSDEQKKQDMLKKFMEQHPEMDFSKCKFT, encoded by the exons ATGGCGGAAGCGGAAGGAAAATTCGACTCAGTATTGTTTGCGATGGCAGAACAACATTCCGGCGGTGTTCCGGAG ATGTTGGCCACATTCGCCGGGTTCCTCAACAGAAAGACTGACTTTTTCGTGGGCGGAGAGGAGGGTGAgtgggagaagctggtgcTGCAGATTTTCCGCCAGGAGGCGGCCAAAGCGCAGGAGGTGGCGAGGAAAAAGCGCGAGCAGCGCGAGGCCGAAGAGCGACGAAGGCAGGAGGTGCTGCGCAAGAagcgggaggaggaggaacaaAGCAAATCGGCCACCATCACCGAGCTGACCGAAGAGGAAGCAGAACAGCTGCAGAAGGAGCTGGATGCGAAAAA ACAAAAGGAAGCTGAACCGGTGGTAGAAAAGGTTGTGCCAGCCGAGGAGAGCAAAGAAAACAAGGCCGGAAGTGATACGGAGGATGTAGAGCCGGGTGATGAAGGTAAGCTAAAACCAAACCGTGGCAATGGGTGCGATCTGGACAAGTACAGCTGGACGCAGACGCTGCAGGAACTCGAG TTGCGCGTACCGTTCGATGTAAAGTTTACGCTCAAGGCGAAAGATGTCGTTGTGAGCATCCAGCGCAAGCACCTGAAGGTAGGCCTGAAGGGCCACCCGGCCATCATTGATGGGGAGCTATGCAGCGAGATCAAAATCGAGGACTCGCTGTGGCATCTGGAGAAGAACGCGGTCGTGGTGACGGTGGAAAAGATCAACCAGATGAACTGGTGGGACCGGCTGGTGACGACCGACCCGCCGATCAATACGCGCAAAATCAACCCGGAATCGTCCAAGCTGTCCGATCTGGACGGTTCCACGCGCAGCATGGTCGAGAAGATGATGTACGACCAGCGGCAAAAGGAGATGGGTCTGCCGACGAGTGacgagcagaagaagcaggaCATGCTGAAAAA GTTCATGGAACAGCATCCCGAGATGGACTTTTCGAAGTGTAAATTTACCTAA
- the LOC1276788 gene encoding uncharacterized protein LOC1276788 isoform X3, with translation MTNSWEAARASLGSLSGSSSSGNSNITLRHEPHHHTKQKQSTMAKYNAPSGPVSLSALIEAAPPPPPVPLEVANNEPYDYFDTTVNANAIAERTNSLRRLRRAGYANRSFMYHGEYPPIAGMVDDGYDDDTGGGGGGGGGRLPYYVEPTYRSLEYDRRQRRRHSVHQLANFNPSSKLDDLRQRFDEYSSSAAVPRGAYYGYYTLDRHKSRQPRPLGPPNAPPPLAPAIAYGKAFSFGQSAGRYSGSRSLDRVLVEEERADKRKGPKRGSRSSQGSTDSNNSTHSASSGSLLLTVANLENFAKIHRKTTAGGGSKLDGAGSSRTLERYLSSTLDLVPRPHPGTLGRRSRYNSNILLHHQEDDDVDVHHHPADHAAIDYRKDGHAIVPIDEISIDEGETGGGSERQLQLATVGGAGGGGGGPSLVSPFRSLKGGKVDPDSVSVASSTHFTMVNGIGGPQRVIKTGICSSGGHQITVLIITMSIIFMIGICSAVFLLEMRAREMPK, from the exons ATGACCAACAGTTGGGAGGCTGCTCGGGCTTCACTAGGCTCCCTCTCTGGTAGCAGTAGTTCGGGCAATTCCAACATTACGCTGCGGCACGAGCCGCATCACCACACGAAACAGAAGCAATCGACGATGGCCAAGTATAATGCACCCTCGGGGCCCGTATCGCTTTCCGCCTTGATAGAAGccgctccaccaccaccaccggtccCGCTAGAAGTGGCCAACAACGAGCCGTACGATTACTTCGACACCACCGTCAATGCCAATGCCATCGCGGAGCGGACCAACAGCTTGCGGCGGTTGCGAAGGGCCGGCTATGCTAATCGTAGCTTCATGTACCACGGGGAATATCCCCCGATCGCCGGGATGGTAGACGACGGGTACGATGACGAtacgggtggtggtggtggcggtggcggtggacgTCTTCCATACTACGTTGAGCCGACGTACCGTTCGCTCGAGTACGATCGCCGGCAGCGACGCCGGCACAGCGTGCATCAGCTGGCCAACTTTAACCCCTCGTCGAAGCTGGACGATCTGAGGCAGCGGTTCGACGAGTACAGCTCATCGGCCGCGGTGCCGAGGGGAGCGTACTACGGCTACTACACGCTCGATCGCCACAAGAGCCGACAGCCACGACCGTTGGGGCCGCCcaatgcaccaccaccactggcaCCGGCCATCGCGTACGGGAAGGCGTTCTCCTTTGGGCAGAGCGCCGGACGGTACAGCGGGAGCCGATCGCTTGACCGCGTGCTAGTGGAGGAGGAACGGGCGGACAAGCGCAAGGGACCGAAGCGCGGTTCCCGCTCGTCGCAGGGTTCCACCGATAGTAATAATAGTACACAT AGTGCATCATCCGGGTCGCTACTGCTGACGGTAGCAAACCTTGAGAACTTTGCCAAAATACATCGTAAAACCACTGCCGGCGGTGGCTCCAAGCTGGACGGTGCCGGCAGCAGCCGAACACTCGAACGATACCTCTCCTCGACGCTCGATCTGGTACCGCGCCCGCATCCCGGGACGCTTGGGCGGCGATCGCgctacaacagcaacatcctGCTGCACCATCAAGAGGACGACGACGTTGAcgttcatcatcatccggcCGACCATGCGGCGATCGACTATCGCAAGGATGGGCATGCGATCGTACCGATCGATGAGATTTCCATCGACGAGGGCGAAACAGGTGGAGGAAGCGAACGGCAGCTACAGCTTGCCACTGTCGGAGGAGcgggtggtggcggcggtgggcCCAGTCTCGTGTCGCCGTTTCGTTCGCTGAAGGGCGGCAAGGTGGACCCGGACTCGGTGTCCGTTGCCAGCTCGACGCACTTCACGATGGTGAACGGGATCGGTGGACCGCAGCGCGTGATCAAGACCGGGATCTGCTCGAGCGGGGGCCACCAGATCACGGTACTGATCATTACGATGAGCATCATCTTCATGATCGGTATCTGTTCGGCTGTTTTCCTGCTCGAAA TGCGTGCCAGGGAAATGCCAAAATAA
- the LOC133391030 gene encoding polycomb group protein Pc — translation MENGSDDRVYAAEKIMKKRIRAGKAEYHVKWKGWSQRHNTWEPEENILDQRLIEIFEKSVRGSSTPKRKKKAIIEDSDDDELPSSTMSPTPEPELPKKEERKEAKKDRDDKHQLQQQQHHHHHHHHHHHHQGGAKKEKDVANISNSSLNSGADGSKRNSSSISPSHHHGGSSSTKVEKSSPHLATGAADPSLVAGGAGGVTGTVGMQPLPSLKISISADRSAELVGNDHDTNSNSSDDQPLSHKDVIGTKRKAEVLSKGGKVGVTIKTSSPGDESPSSSTLLKAQRLEVSPLSGVGGPAVAGGSTVAPISTTFGKLDMKAAAPLSPDTPASRPESNIPPPAEPNAQLPGGAAAVVVAAGGLPAGREEGNPLEGQVAGQQAQQHQQQPGAAANGGDAFPLSNGNGPNNINNNNNNLNNNNNNNSINKHVSTLTLSPRAAPPRLWLPKAQTTNQVFITDVTVNLETVTIRECKTEAGFFKTRDMQQQQQEQQQQLQQEQHQQQPRVGDLLSN, via the exons ATGGAGAACGGATCCGACGATCGGGTGTATGCGGCGGagaaaatcatgaaaaaacgCATCCGGGCG GGCAAGGCGGAGTATCACGTGAAATGGAAGGGCTGGAGCCAGCGCCACAACACCTGGGAGCCGGAGGAGAACATCCTCGACCAGCGGTTGATCGAGATATTCGAAAAGTCGGTCCGCGGCTCATCCACCCCGAAGCGCAAGAAGAAAGCAATCATCGAAGATTCGGACGACGACGAGCTGCCGTCCAGCACGATGTCGCCCACGCCCGAACCGGAGCTGCCGAAAAAGGAGGAGCGCAAGGAGGCCAAGAAGGATCGTGATGATAAGcatcagctgcagcagcagcagcatcatcaccatcaccatcatcatcaccaccatcaccagggTGGTGCAAAGAAGGAGAAGGACGTGGCCAACATTTCCAACAGCAGCTTAAACAGTGGCGCCGACGGCTCAAAgcgaaacagcagcagcatcagcccGAGCCACCATCATGGTGGCAGCTCGTCGACGAAGGTTGAAAAATCGTCCCCACACTTGGCGACGGGCGCGGCGGACCCGTCGCTAGTCGCTGGTGGAGCCGGCGGCGTCACCGGGACGGTCGGTATGCAGCCGCTGCCCAGCCTGAAGATCTCCATCTCCGCCGACCGGTCCGCCGAGCTGGTGGGCAACGATCACGACACCAACTCGAACTCGAGCGACGATCAACCGCTCAGCCACAAGGACGTGATCGGCACGAAGCGGAAGGCCGAGGTCCTGTCGAAGGGGGGCAAGGTGGGTGTGACGATCAAAACGTCCTCGCCCGGGGACGAatcgcccagcagcagcacgctgCTGAAGGCGCAGCGGCTCGAGGTGAGCCCGCTATCCGGGGTCGGCGGTCCGGCCGTCGCCGGCGGCTCGACCGTCGCCCCGATCAGTACCACCTTCGGCAAGCTGGACATGAAGGCGGCCGCCCCACTGTCGCCCGACACGCCCGCCTCCCGGCCTGAATCGAACATTCCGCCGCCGGCCGAACCGAACGCACAGCTGCCGGgcggggcggcggcggtggtggtcgcAGCCGGCGGACTGCCCGCCGGTCGAGAGGAGGGAAACCCGCTGGAGGGGCAGGTTGCTGGACAGCAggcccagcagcaccagcagcaaccgggCGCCGCGGCGAACGGTGGCGATGCATTTCCGCTGAGCAACGGTAACGGTCcgaacaacatcaacaacaacaacaacaaccttaacaacaacaacaacaataacagtaTCAACAAGCATGTCAGCACGCTAACACTGTCGCCGCGGGCCGCCCCACCCCGCCTCTGGCTGCCGAAGGCACAAACGACCAACCAGGTGTTTATCACGGATGTGACGGTCAACCTGGAGACGGTCACGATTCGGGAGTGCAAGACGGAGGCAGGCTTCTTCAAGACGCGGgacatgcagcagcagcagcaagagcagcagcagcaactccaGCAAGagcaacaccaacagcagccCCGGGTCGGTGATCTGCTAAGCAATTAA
- the LOC1276788 gene encoding uncharacterized protein LOC1276788 isoform X2: MSFNTFMQMTNSWEAARASLGSLSGSSSSGNSNITLRHEPHHHTKQKQSTMAKYNAPSGPVSLSALIEAAPPPPPVPLEVANNEPYDYFDTTVNANAIAERTNSLRRLRRAGYANRSFMYHGEYPPIAGMVDDGYDDDTGGGGGGGGGRLPYYVEPTYRSLEYDRRQRRRHSVHQLANFNPSSKLDDLRQRFDEYSSSAAVPRGAYYGYYTLDRHKSRQPRPLGPPNAPPPLAPAIAYGKAFSFGQSAGRYSGSRSLDRVLVEEERADKRKGPKRGSRSSQGSTDSNNSTHSASSGSLLLTVANLENFAKIHRKTTAGGGSKLDGAGSSRTLERYLSSTLDLVPRPHPGTLGRRSRYNSNILLHHQEDDDVDVHHHPADHAAIDYRKDGHAIVPIDEISIDEGETGGGSERQLQLATVGGAGGGGGGPSLVSPFRSLKGGKVDPDSVSVASSTHFTMVNGIGGPQRVIKTGICSSGGHQITVLIITMSIIFMIGICSAVFLLEMRAREMPK, translated from the exons ATGACCAACAGTTGGGAGGCTGCTCGGGCTTCACTAGGCTCCCTCTCTGGTAGCAGTAGTTCGGGCAATTCCAACATTACGCTGCGGCACGAGCCGCATCACCACACGAAACAGAAGCAATCGACGATGGCCAAGTATAATGCACCCTCGGGGCCCGTATCGCTTTCCGCCTTGATAGAAGccgctccaccaccaccaccggtccCGCTAGAAGTGGCCAACAACGAGCCGTACGATTACTTCGACACCACCGTCAATGCCAATGCCATCGCGGAGCGGACCAACAGCTTGCGGCGGTTGCGAAGGGCCGGCTATGCTAATCGTAGCTTCATGTACCACGGGGAATATCCCCCGATCGCCGGGATGGTAGACGACGGGTACGATGACGAtacgggtggtggtggtggcggtggcggtggacgTCTTCCATACTACGTTGAGCCGACGTACCGTTCGCTCGAGTACGATCGCCGGCAGCGACGCCGGCACAGCGTGCATCAGCTGGCCAACTTTAACCCCTCGTCGAAGCTGGACGATCTGAGGCAGCGGTTCGACGAGTACAGCTCATCGGCCGCGGTGCCGAGGGGAGCGTACTACGGCTACTACACGCTCGATCGCCACAAGAGCCGACAGCCACGACCGTTGGGGCCGCCcaatgcaccaccaccactggcaCCGGCCATCGCGTACGGGAAGGCGTTCTCCTTTGGGCAGAGCGCCGGACGGTACAGCGGGAGCCGATCGCTTGACCGCGTGCTAGTGGAGGAGGAACGGGCGGACAAGCGCAAGGGACCGAAGCGCGGTTCCCGCTCGTCGCAGGGTTCCACCGATAGTAATAATAGTACACAT AGTGCATCATCCGGGTCGCTACTGCTGACGGTAGCAAACCTTGAGAACTTTGCCAAAATACATCGTAAAACCACTGCCGGCGGTGGCTCCAAGCTGGACGGTGCCGGCAGCAGCCGAACACTCGAACGATACCTCTCCTCGACGCTCGATCTGGTACCGCGCCCGCATCCCGGGACGCTTGGGCGGCGATCGCgctacaacagcaacatcctGCTGCACCATCAAGAGGACGACGACGTTGAcgttcatcatcatccggcCGACCATGCGGCGATCGACTATCGCAAGGATGGGCATGCGATCGTACCGATCGATGAGATTTCCATCGACGAGGGCGAAACAGGTGGAGGAAGCGAACGGCAGCTACAGCTTGCCACTGTCGGAGGAGcgggtggtggcggcggtgggcCCAGTCTCGTGTCGCCGTTTCGTTCGCTGAAGGGCGGCAAGGTGGACCCGGACTCGGTGTCCGTTGCCAGCTCGACGCACTTCACGATGGTGAACGGGATCGGTGGACCGCAGCGCGTGATCAAGACCGGGATCTGCTCGAGCGGGGGCCACCAGATCACGGTACTGATCATTACGATGAGCATCATCTTCATGATCGGTATCTGTTCGGCTGTTTTCCTGCTCGAAA TGCGTGCCAGGGAAATGCCAAAATAA